A single window of Streptomyces sp. NBC_00464 DNA harbors:
- a CDS encoding nucleotidyltransferase family protein codes for MHTFPTQAVILAGGQGSRLRPYTDDRPKPMVEIPGTGTPIIGHQLSWLAAEGVTDAVVSCGHLAEVLQEWLDAAVLPLRVTTVVESEPLGRGGGLKHAAARLPDPEQPWYATNGDIWTRFSLREMAAFHAERDATATLALARPRIPWGAVETDAFGHITDFIESPPSPYLINAGVYVFSPAFTGMLPDRGDHERTTFPRLARERSLAGYPLPHGAYWRAIDTAKDLTEAAKELDGQ; via the coding sequence ATGCATACGTTTCCGACGCAGGCCGTGATCCTGGCGGGTGGCCAGGGGTCGCGGCTGCGCCCGTACACCGATGACCGCCCCAAGCCGATGGTCGAGATCCCGGGTACCGGGACGCCGATCATCGGCCATCAGCTTTCCTGGCTGGCCGCCGAGGGCGTGACCGATGCCGTGGTGTCGTGCGGGCATCTCGCCGAGGTGCTGCAGGAGTGGCTGGACGCGGCGGTGCTGCCGCTGCGGGTGACGACGGTGGTGGAGTCCGAGCCGCTGGGCCGCGGTGGCGGGCTGAAGCACGCGGCGGCCCGGCTGCCCGATCCGGAGCAGCCCTGGTACGCGACCAACGGCGATATCTGGACCCGTTTCTCGTTGCGTGAGATGGCGGCGTTCCATGCGGAGCGTGATGCGACCGCGACGCTGGCGCTGGCGCGGCCGCGCATTCCGTGGGGTGCGGTGGAGACGGACGCGTTCGGGCACATCACGGACTTCATCGAGTCTCCGCCGTCCCCGTATCTGATCAATGCGGGGGTGTACGTGTTCTCTCCCGCGTTCACGGGGATGCTGCCGGACCGGGGCGACCATGAGCGGACGACGTTCCCGAGGCTGGCGCGCGAGCGCAGTCTGGCCGGGTATCCGTTGCCGCACGGGGCGTACTGGCGGGCCATCGACACGGCGAAGGATCTGACGGAGGCGGCGAAGGAGCTGGACGGGCAGTAG
- a CDS encoding ABC transporter ATP-binding protein: MASVTFDKASRVYPGSTKPAVDQLEIDIADGEFLVLVGPSGCGKSTSLRMLAGLEDVNGGAIRIGDRDVTHLPPKDRDIAMVFQNYALYPHMSVADNMGFALKIAGINKTEIRAKVEEAAKMLDLTDYLDRKPKALSGGQRQRVAMGRAIVREPQVFLMDEPLSNLDAKLRVSTRTQIASLQRRLGITTVYVTHDQVEALTMGDRVAVLKDGLLQQVDSPRNMYDRPANLFVAGFIGSPAMNLIEVPITDGGVKFGNSVVPVSREALTAAADRGDRTVTVGIRPEHFDIVEHGGAAATGLSKASSDAPAGLAVSVNVVEELGADGFVYGAAEVGGEHKDLVVRVGGRAVPEKGTKLHVVPRPDELHVFATSTGERLTD; encoded by the coding sequence ATGGCCAGTGTCACGTTCGACAAGGCGTCCCGCGTCTACCCCGGCTCCACCAAGCCGGCCGTGGACCAGCTCGAGATCGACATCGCGGACGGTGAGTTCCTCGTCCTCGTCGGTCCCTCCGGTTGTGGCAAGTCGACCTCCCTGCGCATGCTCGCGGGTCTCGAGGACGTCAACGGCGGCGCCATCCGCATCGGTGACCGCGACGTCACGCACCTGCCGCCGAAGGACCGGGACATCGCCATGGTGTTCCAGAACTACGCGCTCTACCCGCACATGTCCGTCGCGGACAACATGGGCTTCGCGCTGAAGATCGCCGGTATCAACAAGACCGAGATCCGCGCGAAGGTCGAAGAGGCCGCCAAGATGCTGGACCTCACCGACTACCTGGACCGCAAGCCCAAGGCGCTCTCCGGTGGTCAGCGTCAGCGTGTGGCGATGGGCCGCGCGATCGTGCGTGAGCCGCAGGTCTTCCTCATGGACGAGCCGCTGTCGAACCTCGACGCCAAGCTCCGTGTCTCCACCCGTACGCAGATCGCCTCCCTCCAGCGCCGTCTGGGCATCACGACCGTGTACGTCACGCACGACCAGGTCGAGGCCCTCACCATGGGTGACCGTGTCGCGGTCCTCAAGGACGGTCTGCTTCAGCAGGTCGACTCGCCGCGCAACATGTACGACCGCCCGGCGAACCTCTTCGTGGCCGGCTTCATCGGCTCCCCGGCGATGAACCTGATCGAGGTCCCGATCACCGACGGTGGCGTGAAGTTCGGCAACAGCGTCGTCCCGGTCTCCCGCGAGGCGCTCACCGCCGCCGCGGACCGCGGTGACCGCACCGTCACGGTCGGCATCCGCCCCGAGCACTTCGACATCGTCGAGCACGGCGGCGCCGCGGCGACCGGCCTGTCCAAGGCGTCCTCCGACGCCCCGGCCGGCCTGGCCGTCTCGGTCAACGTCGTCGAGGAGCTCGGCGCCGACGGCTTCGTCTACGGCGCTGCCGAGGTCGGTGGCGAGCACAAGGACCTGGTCGTCCGCGTCGGCGGCCGTGCCGTCCCGGAGAAGGGCACCAAGCTCCACGTCGTGCCGCGCCCGGACGAGCTGCACGTCTTCGCGACGTCGACGGGTGAGCGTCTCACCGACTGA
- the cysS gene encoding cysteine--tRNA ligase, with the protein MTIRLYDTSARQIRDFVPLTAGCVSIYLCGATVQAAPHIGHIRSGLNFDIMRRWFAYRGYDVTFVRNVTDIDDKIINKSAEQGRPWWAIGYENERAFNDGYAALGCLPPTYEPRATGHITEMIEMMRGLIERGHAYAADGNVYFDVRSFPGYLELSNQDLDDLRQPSGDNETGKRDKRDFAMWKASKPGEPSWETPWGRGRPGWHLECSAMAHKYLGTAFDIHGGGIDLIFPHHENEIAQAKAFGDEFAKYWVHNGWVTMSGEKMSKSLGNSVLVSEMVKAWRPIVLRYYLGTPHYRSMIEYSEEALREAESAFARIEGFVQRVTEKAGETVAPAAEVPPAFAEAMDDDLGVPQALAIVHTTVRQGNSALAADDKEAAVARLAEVRAMLGVLGLDPLDDHWAGESDRGDDLHGVVDTLVRLVLDQRQSARERKDWASADAIRDQLNQSGLVIEDSPTGPRWTLGPRQ; encoded by the coding sequence GTGACTATTCGCCTGTACGACACCAGCGCCCGGCAGATCCGTGACTTCGTCCCGCTCACAGCGGGCTGCGTCTCGATCTACCTCTGTGGCGCTACTGTCCAGGCCGCCCCGCACATCGGGCACATCAGGTCCGGACTGAACTTCGACATCATGCGCCGCTGGTTCGCCTACCGCGGCTACGACGTGACGTTCGTCCGGAACGTCACCGACATCGACGACAAGATCATCAACAAGTCGGCCGAACAGGGCCGCCCGTGGTGGGCCATCGGCTACGAGAACGAGCGCGCGTTCAACGACGGCTACGCCGCGCTCGGCTGCCTGCCGCCCACCTACGAACCCCGCGCCACCGGCCACATCACCGAGATGATCGAGATGATGCGCGGCCTCATCGAGCGCGGCCACGCCTACGCGGCCGACGGCAACGTCTACTTCGACGTCCGCTCGTTCCCCGGCTACCTGGAGCTCTCCAACCAGGACCTCGACGACCTGCGCCAGCCCTCCGGCGACAACGAGACCGGCAAGCGGGACAAGCGCGACTTCGCCATGTGGAAGGCGTCCAAGCCCGGCGAGCCCAGCTGGGAGACCCCCTGGGGCCGCGGCCGCCCCGGCTGGCACCTCGAATGCTCCGCCATGGCCCACAAGTACCTCGGCACCGCCTTCGACATCCACGGCGGCGGCATCGACCTGATCTTCCCGCACCACGAGAACGAGATCGCCCAGGCCAAGGCCTTCGGCGACGAGTTCGCGAAGTACTGGGTGCACAACGGCTGGGTCACCATGTCCGGCGAGAAGATGTCGAAGTCGCTCGGCAACTCCGTCCTCGTCAGCGAGATGGTCAAGGCCTGGCGCCCCATCGTGCTGCGCTACTACCTCGGCACCCCGCACTACCGGTCGATGATCGAGTACAGCGAGGAGGCCCTGCGCGAAGCCGAGTCCGCGTTCGCCCGCATCGAAGGCTTCGTCCAGCGCGTCACCGAGAAGGCCGGCGAGACCGTCGCCCCCGCCGCCGAGGTGCCGCCCGCCTTCGCCGAGGCGATGGACGACGACCTGGGCGTCCCGCAGGCCCTCGCGATCGTCCACACCACGGTCCGCCAGGGCAACTCCGCCCTCGCCGCCGACGACAAGGAAGCCGCCGTCGCACGCCTCGCCGAGGTCCGTGCCATGCTCGGTGTCCTCGGACTCGACCCGCTCGACGACCACTGGGCCGGCGAGAGCGACCGCGGCGACGACCTCCACGGCGTCGTCGACACCCTCGTACGCCTCGTCCTCGACCAGCGCCAGTCGGCACGCGAGCGCAAGGACTGGGCCTCGGCCGACGCCATCCGCGACCAGCTCAACCAGTCCGGCCTCGTCATCGAGGACAGCCCGACCGGACCACGGTGGACACTCGGCCCGCGCCAGTAG
- a CDS encoding RNA-guided endonuclease InsQ/TnpB family protein — protein sequence MTHAADQPTRVSGDEVKRIKREALDIADRKKHHGRAATAMKSRTKELGTQQRVYQYRVYPTPSQAEQLEKTFGACRWVYNEGLALRVGAWERHRVSVGFAETCRALTGWRQASETSWLREVSSTVLQQSLRHLDSAFTRFFKQSAKYPQRKRKHQSRDSATYVRTGFRWAEDPDRPGTGLVTLAKQTVPLDVRWSRPLPAGVTPVKLSVTRDRAGRYFVALLVEERINPLPAAFVPGGRAPKAVGIDLGLAALVTLDDGTKVDHPRLLKKYEGEPARRQRGLHRKTKGSKNREKARARIARLYALISDVRRDMLDQLTTRLVRENQVLVVEDLAIMNLLRPAVGKGRRSKARLSRSIIDAAWGELLRQLRYKCAWYGRTLVIVDRFFPSTRRCSGCHAKGPSLDVSVREWTCAECGAVHDRDVNAARNLRDEGMRLY from the coding sequence ATGACACACGCCGCAGACCAGCCAACACGGGTGAGCGGCGACGAGGTCAAGCGCATCAAGCGCGAGGCTCTGGACATCGCCGACCGCAAGAAGCACCACGGTCGGGCGGCGACCGCCATGAAGAGCCGGACCAAGGAGCTCGGTACGCAGCAGCGGGTGTACCAGTACCGCGTCTATCCGACTCCGTCGCAGGCCGAGCAGTTGGAAAAGACCTTCGGGGCCTGCCGCTGGGTCTACAACGAGGGGCTGGCGCTCCGAGTGGGTGCCTGGGAGCGGCATCGGGTCTCGGTGGGGTTCGCTGAAACCTGCCGGGCGTTGACGGGGTGGCGGCAGGCTTCGGAGACGTCGTGGCTGCGCGAGGTGTCCTCGACGGTGTTGCAGCAGTCGTTGCGGCATCTGGACAGTGCGTTCACGCGGTTCTTCAAGCAGTCGGCGAAGTACCCGCAGCGGAAGAGGAAGCACCAGTCGCGGGATTCGGCGACGTACGTACGGACCGGTTTCCGTTGGGCGGAGGATCCGGATCGGCCCGGTACGGGGCTGGTGACCCTGGCGAAGCAGACAGTGCCGTTGGACGTCCGGTGGTCCCGGCCGTTGCCGGCCGGGGTGACGCCGGTGAAATTGTCGGTGACGCGGGACCGGGCGGGCCGGTATTTCGTGGCCTTGCTGGTCGAGGAGCGGATCAATCCCCTGCCCGCGGCCTTCGTGCCGGGCGGGCGCGCACCGAAAGCCGTGGGGATCGATCTGGGGCTGGCTGCGCTGGTGACTCTCGATGACGGCACGAAGGTGGATCACCCGCGACTGCTGAAGAAGTACGAAGGGGAGCCGGCTCGGCGGCAGCGGGGGCTGCATCGCAAGACGAAGGGATCCAAAAACAGGGAGAAGGCCCGAGCGCGCATCGCCCGGCTGTACGCGCTGATCAGCGACGTGCGCAGAGACATGCTGGACCAGCTGACCACCCGCCTCGTGCGCGAGAACCAAGTGCTCGTGGTGGAAGACCTGGCCATCATGAATCTGCTGCGTCCGGCGGTCGGAAAGGGGCGTCGGAGCAAGGCCCGGCTGAGCCGCTCGATCATCGATGCGGCCTGGGGCGAGCTGCTCCGGCAGCTGCGCTACAAGTGCGCCTGGTACGGGCGGACGCTGGTCATCGTGGACCGCTTCTTCCCGTCGACGCGTCGTTGTTCCGGCTGCCACGCCAAGGGGCCGTCGCTCGATGTGTCCGTACGGGAGTGGACATGCGCGGAGTGCGGTGCGGTGCACGACCGGGATGTGAACGCGGCACGGAACCTCCGGGATGAAGGCATGCGGCTGTACTGA
- the rlmB gene encoding 23S rRNA (guanosine(2251)-2'-O)-methyltransferase RlmB has product MAGNSQRRNRRTSNKKGMQVGSGGNRRRALEGRGPTPPAEDRKKHKKNRIATAKAKQAANRRPAPRRGGVKGTSEMVVGRNPVFEALRDGVPATTLYVQQYIDNDERVREALQLAGARGNINLMEAPRPELDRMTNGLNHQGLVLQVPPYQYADPQDLTAAAYDNGEDPLIVALDGVTDPRNLGAIVRSVSAFGGHGVVVPERRAAGMTAGAWKSSAGTAARTPVSRVTNLTRALEAYKKEGLAIVGLAADGEHTVEDLQALGGPVVIVIGSEGKGLGRLVGETCDYRVRISMPGGAESLNAGVAAGIVMYEVARRRA; this is encoded by the coding sequence ATGGCCGGGAACAGCCAGCGCAGGAACCGCCGCACGTCCAACAAGAAGGGCATGCAGGTCGGCAGCGGCGGTAACCGACGCCGTGCTCTCGAAGGCAGGGGACCGACGCCGCCCGCCGAGGACCGCAAGAAGCACAAGAAGAACCGCATCGCGACCGCCAAGGCCAAGCAGGCCGCCAACCGCCGCCCCGCCCCCCGGCGCGGCGGCGTCAAGGGCACCTCCGAGATGGTCGTCGGCCGCAACCCGGTCTTCGAGGCCCTCCGCGACGGCGTGCCCGCCACCACGCTGTACGTCCAGCAGTACATCGACAACGACGAGCGCGTCCGCGAGGCCCTCCAGCTCGCCGGCGCACGCGGCAACATCAACCTGATGGAAGCCCCGCGCCCCGAGCTCGACCGGATGACGAATGGCCTGAACCACCAGGGCCTCGTCCTCCAGGTCCCGCCGTACCAGTACGCGGACCCGCAGGACCTCACCGCCGCCGCCTACGACAACGGCGAGGACCCCCTCATCGTCGCCCTCGACGGCGTCACCGACCCCCGCAACCTCGGCGCCATCGTCCGCTCCGTCTCCGCCTTCGGCGGCCACGGCGTCGTCGTGCCCGAGCGCCGCGCCGCCGGCATGACCGCCGGAGCCTGGAAGTCCTCCGCCGGCACCGCCGCCCGCACCCCCGTCTCCCGCGTCACCAACCTGACCCGGGCCCTGGAGGCGTACAAGAAGGAAGGCCTGGCCATCGTCGGCCTGGCCGCCGACGGCGAGCACACCGTCGAGGACCTCCAGGCCCTCGGCGGCCCCGTCGTCATCGTCATCGGCAGCGAGGGCAAGGGCCTCGGCCGCCTCGTCGGCGAGACCTGCGACTACCGCGTCCGCATCTCCATGCCGGGCGGCGCCGAATCCCTCAACGCCGGCGTCGCCGCCGGCATCGTGATGTACGAGGTCGCCCGCCGCCGCGCCTGA
- a CDS encoding PPOX class F420-dependent oxidoreductase: MTAALSPELKALLDTPVFVTVATVQPDGSPQVSPVWVKRDGDDVLISTTTGRRKEQNLARDPRVSVVVQPFDAPYTYAEIRGTASLTTEGGQELIDELSQKYTGKKYADFNPASADDDPRVVVRITPRKVVGGV; the protein is encoded by the coding sequence ATGACCGCCGCACTCTCCCCCGAACTCAAGGCACTGCTCGACACCCCGGTCTTTGTCACCGTGGCCACCGTCCAGCCCGACGGCAGCCCCCAGGTGTCCCCGGTCTGGGTGAAGCGGGACGGCGACGACGTCCTCATCTCCACCACCACCGGCCGCCGCAAGGAACAGAACCTCGCCCGCGACCCCCGCGTCTCCGTCGTCGTCCAGCCCTTCGACGCCCCGTACACCTACGCCGAGATCCGCGGCACCGCCAGCCTCACCACCGAAGGCGGACAGGAACTCATCGACGAGCTGTCACAGAAGTACACCGGCAAGAAGTACGCCGACTTCAACCCCGCATCCGCCGACGACGACCCCCGTGTCGTCGTCCGGATCACGCCCCGGAAGGTCGTCGGAGGCGTCTGA
- a CDS encoding isochorismatase family protein produces the protein MSRGLIVVDVQNDFCEGGSVPVAGGAQIATAIADLVERTAGGDYQHIVATRDHHVDPGSHFSENPDFKNSFPVHCVAGNEGGEFHPHFAPTATGGKVDAVFFKGAHSASKSGFEGADDQGTPLADWLRARGVEDVDVVGIATDHCVRATALDAVKAGFRARVLLDYSVGVAPDTTASTLNDFQEAGVAVSGEVPVLR, from the coding sequence ATGAGCCGAGGTCTGATCGTCGTGGATGTGCAGAACGACTTCTGTGAGGGAGGCAGCGTCCCCGTCGCGGGCGGCGCACAGATCGCCACCGCGATCGCGGATCTGGTGGAGCGGACCGCGGGTGGCGACTACCAGCACATCGTCGCGACCCGGGACCACCACGTCGACCCCGGAAGCCACTTCTCCGAGAACCCCGACTTCAAGAACAGCTTCCCCGTCCACTGCGTGGCAGGAAACGAGGGCGGCGAGTTCCACCCGCACTTCGCCCCCACCGCCACCGGCGGCAAGGTGGACGCCGTCTTCTTCAAGGGCGCCCACAGCGCCTCCAAGAGCGGCTTCGAGGGCGCCGACGACCAGGGCACACCCCTGGCGGACTGGCTGCGCGCCCGCGGGGTGGAGGACGTCGACGTGGTGGGCATCGCCACGGACCACTGCGTGCGCGCGACCGCGCTGGACGCCGTCAAGGCCGGGTTCCGCGCCCGTGTACTCCTGGACTACTCGGTCGGCGTCGCCCCTGACACCACGGCGTCGACCCTGAACGACTTCCAGGAGGCAGGCGTCGCCGTGTCCGGCGAGGTACCCGTACTGCGATAA
- a CDS encoding NAD(P)/FAD-dependent oxidoreductase, translating to MNTVNGGISFWYADQGTPTPREPLPGDSTADVCIVGGGYTGLWTAYYLKKAVPFLNITVLEAKFCGYGASGRNGGWLYNGIAGRDRYAKLHGHDAAVRLQQAMNDTVTEVINVAAEEKIDADIHRGGVLEVAYTPAQLARLKDFHSVEIAFGERDRTLHGARETAERVRVTGAVGSTWTPHGARLHPAKLVKGLADTVEALGVTIHESTPVTEIKPKHAITPYGTVRAPYVLRCTEGFTAGLKGQKRTWLPMNSSMIVTDPLPASVWDTIGWNGRETLGDMAHAYLYAQRTADDRIALGGRGVPYRYGSAAANVNGTARTQPATIEALRELLIRLFPTTAGTRIAQAWSGVLGVPRDWCATVTLDRSTGLGWAGGYVGSGVATTNLAARTLRDLIQQDSGQSGPTELTALPWVNHRVRRWEPEPFRWLGVHGMYAAYRAADRRELTSPRPGTDPIAKFADRLSGRH from the coding sequence ATGAACACCGTCAACGGCGGCATATCCTTCTGGTACGCGGACCAGGGCACCCCCACCCCCCGCGAACCCCTGCCCGGCGACAGCACCGCCGACGTCTGCATCGTCGGCGGCGGCTACACCGGCCTCTGGACGGCGTACTACCTCAAGAAGGCCGTCCCCTTCCTCAACATCACCGTCCTGGAAGCCAAGTTCTGCGGCTACGGCGCCTCCGGACGCAACGGCGGCTGGCTCTACAACGGCATCGCCGGCCGCGACCGCTACGCGAAACTGCACGGCCACGACGCCGCGGTCCGCCTCCAGCAGGCCATGAACGACACCGTCACCGAAGTGATCAACGTCGCCGCCGAAGAGAAGATCGACGCCGACATCCACCGCGGCGGAGTCCTCGAAGTCGCGTACACCCCCGCCCAGCTCGCCCGCCTCAAGGACTTCCACTCCGTCGAGATCGCCTTCGGCGAGAGGGACCGCACCCTGCACGGCGCCCGCGAAACCGCCGAACGCGTCCGCGTCACCGGCGCCGTCGGCTCCACCTGGACCCCCCACGGCGCCCGCCTCCACCCCGCCAAACTCGTCAAGGGCCTCGCCGACACCGTCGAAGCGCTCGGCGTCACGATCCACGAGTCGACGCCCGTCACCGAGATCAAGCCCAAACACGCCATCACCCCGTACGGCACCGTCCGCGCCCCCTACGTCCTGCGCTGCACCGAGGGCTTCACCGCCGGCCTCAAGGGCCAGAAGCGCACCTGGCTCCCGATGAACTCCTCGATGATCGTCACCGATCCCCTCCCCGCCTCCGTCTGGGACACCATCGGCTGGAACGGCCGCGAAACCCTCGGCGACATGGCCCACGCCTACCTGTACGCGCAGCGCACCGCCGACGACCGCATCGCCCTCGGCGGCAGAGGCGTCCCCTACCGCTACGGCTCAGCCGCCGCCAACGTCAACGGAACAGCCCGCACCCAGCCCGCCACCATCGAGGCCCTGCGCGAACTCCTGATCCGCCTCTTCCCCACCACCGCCGGCACCCGCATCGCCCAGGCCTGGTCCGGCGTCCTCGGCGTCCCCCGCGACTGGTGCGCCACCGTCACCCTCGACCGCTCCACCGGCCTCGGCTGGGCCGGCGGCTACGTCGGCTCCGGCGTCGCCACCACCAACCTCGCCGCCCGCACCCTGCGCGACCTCATCCAGCAGGACTCCGGCCAGTCCGGCCCCACCGAACTCACCGCCCTCCCCTGGGTCAACCACCGCGTCCGCCGCTGGGAACCCGAACCCTTCCGCTGGCTCGGCGTCCACGGCATGTACGCCGCCTACCGCGCAGCCGACCGCCGCGAACTCACCTCGCCACGCCCCGGCACGGACCCGATCGCGAAGTTCGCGGACCGGTTGTCGGGGCGGCACTGA
- a CDS encoding DoxX family membrane protein, which translates to MSVDTRTPRFDEQPALSMTKVDCDPAQVIVNHASFRVQLAPGQRARLRGVAPAGAPRIPAMSGTGAGRGRRAPVVWSGRSAPGDPGASGLLQAVRNSTAGRPDTAYDPYEPYPAYEFDSGRGGSGTQVIPRLEETQPNPVITAPHRPRRPGGPLLPPMRQAVGAYDPVEPGPYDTDGHDRDGHDRDGYHRDAYDDGADDVTDTRDRRTAADNVRHAYYPGRRMNLGVVLLPMRVFLGFISIYAGMGKLCDPVYFDGGDRGSMVKWLTSLHPWALAEPLRDFALSHPVGAGLTIAFLQVVVGVLTVLGLWQRVAASIGALLSAALLVTVSWRTVAAYDAPDIIYLAAWSPLVIAGAPVYSIDGRLAGEAWRKLGPRSEIWDLRRRVLRRGAAVATVVVGLTLLIGSMLGGAVRSSGVVTVPGPNGVPTNQLPGSPLPDKSRSGKASHTPTGQSPTPSRSTAPSTPSDRASTPTADSVRESGQAAGAGQPSQTQGTGRTTPQQTTPQPPPSSSSGPSSSGPTGGSTTGGTDPGTGSTGGTSTTGGGNGGDGGGGRNPIGGLLG; encoded by the coding sequence ATGAGTGTGGACACCAGAACGCCTCGGTTCGACGAACAACCCGCCCTGAGCATGACCAAGGTGGACTGCGACCCTGCGCAGGTCATCGTCAACCACGCCAGCTTCCGCGTGCAGCTCGCCCCCGGCCAGCGCGCACGGCTCCGCGGCGTGGCCCCCGCCGGAGCGCCCAGGATCCCCGCCATGAGCGGCACCGGAGCCGGACGCGGCCGACGCGCCCCCGTCGTGTGGAGCGGCAGGTCCGCCCCCGGCGACCCCGGTGCCAGCGGACTCCTCCAGGCCGTACGGAACTCCACCGCGGGCCGGCCCGACACCGCCTACGACCCCTACGAGCCGTACCCCGCCTACGAGTTCGACAGCGGACGCGGCGGCTCCGGCACCCAGGTCATCCCGCGCCTCGAAGAGACCCAGCCCAACCCCGTCATCACCGCGCCGCACCGGCCCCGCCGCCCCGGCGGCCCGCTGCTGCCCCCCATGCGCCAGGCCGTCGGCGCCTACGACCCCGTCGAGCCCGGCCCGTACGACACGGACGGACACGACCGGGACGGACACGACCGGGACGGATACCACCGGGACGCCTACGACGACGGCGCCGACGACGTCACGGACACCCGCGACCGACGCACCGCCGCCGACAACGTCCGGCACGCGTACTACCCCGGCCGCCGCATGAACCTCGGCGTCGTCCTGCTCCCCATGCGCGTCTTCCTCGGCTTCATCTCCATCTACGCCGGCATGGGCAAACTCTGCGACCCCGTCTACTTCGACGGCGGCGACCGCGGCTCCATGGTCAAGTGGCTGACCTCGCTCCACCCCTGGGCACTCGCCGAACCGCTGCGCGACTTCGCGCTCTCCCACCCCGTCGGCGCCGGACTCACCATCGCCTTCCTCCAGGTCGTCGTCGGCGTCCTCACCGTCCTCGGCCTCTGGCAGCGCGTCGCCGCCTCCATCGGCGCCCTCCTGTCCGCCGCCCTCCTGGTCACCGTCAGCTGGCGCACCGTCGCCGCCTACGACGCGCCCGACATCATCTACCTCGCCGCCTGGAGCCCCCTCGTCATCGCGGGCGCCCCCGTCTACTCCATCGACGGACGCCTCGCCGGCGAAGCCTGGCGCAAGCTCGGCCCCCGCTCCGAGATCTGGGACCTCCGCCGCCGCGTCCTGCGCCGCGGCGCCGCCGTCGCCACCGTCGTCGTCGGCCTCACCCTCCTCATCGGCTCCATGCTCGGTGGCGCCGTCCGCTCCTCCGGCGTCGTCACCGTCCCCGGCCCGAACGGCGTCCCGACCAACCAGCTCCCCGGCTCCCCGCTCCCCGACAAGTCCCGCAGCGGCAAGGCCTCCCACACGCCCACCGGACAGAGCCCCACCCCCTCCCGCAGCACCGCACCCAGCACCCCCTCCGACCGGGCTTCCACCCCCACCGCGGACAGCGTCCGCGAGTCCGGCCAGGCGGCAGGCGCCGGACAGCCCAGCCAGACCCAGGGCACCGGCCGGACCACCCCGCAGCAGACCACCCCCCAACCGCCCCCCTCCAGCTCCTCCGGCCCCAGCTCCTCCGGCCCCACCGGCGGCTCCACCACCGGCGGCACGGACCCCGGCACCGGATCCACGGGCGGCACCTCCACCACCGGCGGAGGCAACGGCGGCGACGGCGGCGGCGGTCGCAACCCCATCGGCGGCCTCCTCGGCTGA